From a single Miscanthus floridulus cultivar M001 chromosome 8, ASM1932011v1, whole genome shotgun sequence genomic region:
- the LOC136475546 gene encoding probable serine/threonine-protein kinase PIX13 → MGNICGGKDRVAEDFRPSSPGTTMTSKTSGSITTSQSTTGKLSSVSSSFMASAGSRSTSGGFVDEGAKYPDGQILEAPNLRTFTFMELKTATKNFRPDSVLGEGGFGRVYKGWVDEKTMAPTRNGTGMVVAVKKLNSESMQGYEEWQSEINFLGRLSHPNLVKLLGYCWEDKELLLVYEFMAKGSLENHLFRRGCAPLSWELRLKIAIGAARGLAFLHASEKQVIYRDFKASNILLDANYNAKLSDFGLAKLGPTGSNSHITTRVMGTYGYAAPEYVATGHLYVKSDVYGFGVVMLEMLSGQRALDPNRPSGQLSLADWTKPYLADRRKLARLMDPRFEGQYNSKQAFQAAQLTLNCLAGEPRSRPSMKEVVETLEQIESMKSRAREARSGGSSRDRHHGRTGAAHQRSPRASGEPRGRGASRAANGHAGRAAR, encoded by the exons ATGGGGAACATCTGCGGCGGGAAGGATCGGGTGGCCGAGGATTTCAGGCCGTCTAGCCCAG GGACGACAATGACCTCCAAGACGAGCGGCAGCATAACCACCAGCCAGAGCACCACGGGGAAACTCTCCTCCGTGAGCAGCAGCTTCATGGCGTCCGCCGGCAGCCGCAGCACCAGCGGCGGGTTCGTCGACGAGGGGGCCAAGTACCCCGACGGCCAGATCCTGGAGGCGCCCAACCTCCGCACCTTCACATTCATGGAGCTCAAGACGGCCACCAAGAACTTCCGGCCGGACAGCGTCCTTGGTGAAGGGGGGTTCGGGAGAGTCTACAAAGGGTGGGTGGATGAGAAGACCATGGCCCCGACCAGGAACGGCACCGGCATGGTTGTTGCCGTCAAGAAGCTCAATTCGGAGAGCATGCAGGGCTACGAGGAATGGCAG TCGGAGATAAATTTTCTAGGAAGGCTCTCCCATCCGAACCTAGTGAAGCTCTTGGGCTACTGCTGGGAGGACAAGGAACTTCTTCTCGTGTATGAATTCATGGCCAAAGGGAGCTTGGAAAACCATCTATTCAGGA GAGGATGCGCCCCGCTGTCTTGGGAACTGAGGCTGAAGATAGCCATTGGTGCAGCTCGAGGACTTGCATTCTTGCACGCATCAGAAAAGCAAGTAATCTACCGTGATTTCAAAGCGTCTAACATCCTTTTAGATGCG AACTATAACGCAAAGCTCTCTGATTTTGGCCTTGCCAAGCTTGGGCCAACTGGTAGCAACTCACATATCACAACCAGGGTGATGGGAACATATGGCTATGCAGCTCCAGAGTACGTAGCAACCG GCCATTTGTACGTGAAGAGCGACGTGTACGGCTTCGGTGTGGTGATGCTGGAGATGCTGTCCGGGCAGCGGGCACTGGACCCGAACCGTCCGAGCGGGCAGCTGAGCCTGGCCGACTGGACGAAGCCGTACCTGGCCGACCGCCGGAAGCTGGCCCGGCTCATGGACCCGCGGTTCGAGGGGCAGTACAACTCGAAGCAGGCGTTCCAGGCGGCACAGCTGACGCTCAACTGCCTGGCCGGCGAGCCCCGGAGCCGGCCGTCGATGAaggaggtggtggagacgctggagcaGATCGAGTCGATGAAGAGCCGGGCGCGGGAGGCACGCAGCGGCGGATCGTCGCGGGACCGGCACCACGGCCGCACCGGCGCGGCGCACCAGCGGTCGCCGCGCGCCAGTGGCGAGCCCCGCGGCCGTGGCGCGTCCAGGGCCGCCAATGGCCACGCCGGCAGGGCTGCGCGGTGA
- the LOC136475545 gene encoding sialyltransferase-like protein 4 has protein sequence MAPRSAPALRVLPLALAAAIFSGLTAILIYLSGVSSSHGGARLSEADLVALAALRGSFSKCVDANGLGLKAVTGEDYCRVVIQYPSDTVSKWRDPITHKVEGLSFEFNLCEAVASWEQVRNSTTVLTKEYIDALPNDWEEYAWRRINKGILLNKCQNRSLCMEKLSLVLPETSPYVPHQFGRCAVVGNSGDLLKTKFGDEIDSYDAVFRENGAPTQNYTEYVGTKSTFRLLNRGSAKALDKVVELDETKKEVLIVKTTIHDIMNQMIRELPITNPVYLMLGTSFGSSAKGTGLKALEFALSICDSVDMYGFTVDPGYKEWTRYFSEVRKGHTPLHGRAYYQMMECLGLVKIHSPMRGDPGRTVKWLPTRATIESARVASEKLLKRPGAGSNSPLGTCTMIKKRRKGKEPNRSGLRDVAMKHLEDMKGATRYPLERNAGGGYLCMINDR, from the exons ATGGCGCCTAGGTCTGCTCCGGCGCTGCGGGTGCTCCCGCTGGCGCTCGCAGCGGCCATCTTCTCGGGGCTCACCGCCATACTCATCTACCTCTCCGGCGTCTCCTCCTCAC ATGGCGGCGCTCGGCTCTCGGAGGCGGACCTGGTGGCGCTCGCCGCGCTGCGGGGCAGCTTCAGCAAGTGCGTG GATGCAAATGGGCTAGGACTGAAAGCGGTGACCGGGGAGGACTACTGTCGAGTTGTGATACAATACCCAAGTGACACAGTTTCTAAGTGG AGAGATCCAATCACTCATAAGGTTGAAGGTCTGTCGTTTGAGTTCAATCTGTGCGAAGCTGTAGCCTCATGGGAGCAG GTCCGAAACAGTACAACAGTACTCACAAAGGAGTACATTGATGCTTTGCCAAATGACTGGGAGGAGTATGCATGGAGAAGGATCAACAAAGGAATCCTTCT TAATAAGTGCCAGAACAGAAGCCTTTGCATGGAAAAGCTCTCACTAGTTCTACCTGAGACATCTCCATATGTTCCTCACCAATTTGGTAGATGTGCTGTTGTTGGGAACTCAGGTGATCTTCTTAAAACTAAATTTGGGGATGAAATTGATTCTTATGATGCCGTCTTCAGAGAAAATGGTGCACCCACCCAG AATTACACTGAATATGTTGGTACAAAGAGTACATTTCGCCTTCTGAACAGAGGATCTGCAAAGGCACTAGATAAAGTTGTTGAGTTAGATG aaacaaaaaaagaagtaCTGATCGTTAAGACGACAATACATGATATTATGAACCAAATGATTCGG GAACTTCCAATAACCAATCCGGTATACCTCATGCTAGGCACATCATTTGGTTCCTCAGCTAAAGGAACAGGGCTTAAAGCTCTTGAATTCGCCCTTTCCATCTGTGACAGTGTTGATATGTATGGCTTCACAGTAGACCCAGGTTACAAGGAATG GACAAGGTACTTTTCAGAGGTCAGAAAGGGACACACTCCACTACATGGTAGAGCATATTATCAGATGATGGAATGTCTTGGC CTGGTAAAAATCCATTCACCGATGCGAGGTGATCCTGGCAGGACAGTGAAGTGGCTGCCTACCAGGGCTACCATCGAGTCTGCCAGAGTTGCTTCTGAGAAGTTGTTGAA GAGACCTGGGGCTGGAAGTAATAGCCCTCTGGGGACTTGCACCATGATAAAGAAGCGCAGGAAAGGGAAGGAACCAAACAGATCTGGTCTACGAGATGTTGCCATGAAGCACCTCGAGGACATGAAAGGTGCCACCAGGTATCCCCTGGAGCGGAATGCAGGGGGTGGGTACCTCTGCATGATCAATGATAGATAG